In Solanum pennellii chromosome 3, SPENNV200, a single window of DNA contains:
- the LOC107012983 gene encoding probable membrane-associated kinase regulator 2: protein MKTFKLLKCWPNADPNTSTVADTDNVPYFDSVKNLIYGIDYVTNPDEDSFFDLVFTGPDGRPKVVCNSKSVKQRKIGEFDSPIDSQSKSPSPVSVIGSGMVFLFRFRKSNPDKAGIDEPKTTLHRGSSLRSKLEKEREEEFSVDDSSPLPSKQFARAKFLKLVKRGNSKMCTDKIRLSDQVSTPFISSSRKQLDEKQGNRVAAFGAVCKHVMKSRSTTSSFAGVSSSLPPMNRRDDSLLEQNDGIQGAILHCKRSYSTASKDCSIIVPRCTTEDVARTSCYEEESRWSI from the exons ATGAAAACCTTCAAGTTACTCAAATGTTGGCCCAATGCCGACCCCAATACGTCTACTGTTGCTGATACTGATAATGTTCCTTATTTTGATTCTGTTAAGAATTTAATATATGGAATCGATTACGTAACTAACCCCGATGAAGATTCCTTCTTCGATTTGGTGTTCACAGGGCCTGATGGGCGCCCTAAAGTAGTCTGTAACTCTAAATCCGTGAAGCAGAGGAAGATCGGTGAATTTGATTCTCCAATTGACTCACAATCCAAATCTCCTTCTCCGGTTAGCGTGATCGGGtctggtatggtcttcttgttCAGATTCAGGAAATCAAATCCAGATAAAGCGGGAATCGATGAACCGAAGACAACATTGCACAGAGGCAGCAGTTTAAGAAGCAAACtggagaaagagagagaggagGAATTTTCAGTTGACGACTCCTCGCCATTGCCATCTAAGCAATTTGCAAGAGCCAAGTTTTTGAAATTGGTGAAGCGTGGGAATTCCAAAATGTGCACAGACAAAATTAGATTATCAGATCAAGTTTCAACTCCATTCATTAGCTCATCGAGAAAGCAATTGGATGAAAAACAGGGGAACCGAGTTGCTGCATTTGGAGCTGTATGTAAGCACGTTATGAAGAGCCGATCGACGACTTCCTCCTTTGCCGGAGTTTCATCGTCACTGCCGCCGATGAATCGCAGAGATGATTCACTACTGGAGCAAAATGACGGAATACAAGGTGCTATTCTTCACTGCAAGAGATCCTATAGCACTGCATCAAAAG ACTGCTCGATTATAGTACCAAGATGTACAACTGAAGATGTAGCACGCACCTCTTGTTATGAAGAAGAGAGCAGATGGAGCATTTGA